CCTGGCCCATCCTGGGTCCGACTCCGAGGTTCACCACAGCGGGAACGGTTTCTTTCCTCCTGGCCAACGTGGCCGTCCTCATCAACGGGCTTGGCAGTTACACGGCCTCGGCACAGGTTGTCGGAGGAGAAGATGTCGACGGCCGTGTCCGTCGGGGTGTCTCAACCACAGGGGCGGCGGGAGTTTTAGCCGCCCTGACCGGGACCCTCGGCACCGTAAGCTACTCACAGGGTCCTGGTATCGTTCTGGTCACCCGGGTGGGCAGTCGCTATCCGGTCCTCGTCAGTGGTCTTATGCTGTGCGCCCTGGCCTTTTTTACCAGGTTCACGGCTTATCTCATCACGGTCCCGGAGGCGGTGGTCGGTGCCGCGCTCCTTGTAACCCTTTCCACCATGGTCGGCCTGGGCGTTTCGATCATCGGACGGCAGGGGGGTAAGGCGAGGGCGCGTGAAAACATGATCGTTGGACTTCCTCTTCTTCTGGGCGGCAGTGCGGCGTTGCTCAATGATCCCTTTTTAAGCCAGCTTCCCCTGCCGGTCCGTGGGATTGTGGGAAACGGCCTCATCGTCGGGATCGTAGCGGTACTGCTGTTGGAGCATGTGATTTTTAAGGCATCCAGGATCCAAGATCCAAGATCTAAAATCCAAGATCCAAGATCCAATGCGGCTAAAGACAATATGGTGCATAACATGACTATGCGAGCAATGCTATTACACAAACCCGCTCCAATAACCACGGCCCCCCTCGTCCTGACGGAAGTGGAGACTCCTGTCCCTGGTCCCGGGGAGATCCTCGTCAAGGTGTCGGCCTGCGGCGTCTGCCACACCGATCTCCACACGGTTGAGGGGGATCTGCCTATACCTTCGATACCCGTTATTCCCGGACACCAGGTGGTGGGTACTGTGGCGGCAGGGGGGGCTGGAACCAGCCGTTTCAAAATGGGGGATCGTGTCGGAGTTGCCTGGTTGAACATGACCTGTGGAAAGTGTGATTTCTGTGTTTCCGGCAGGGAGAACCTTTGTCCGGATGCACTCTTTACCGGGTACGACAGGAACGGCGGTTACGCCGAGTCCATAATCGTCCCGGAACAGTATGCCTATGCCATCCCGGAGGGGTTCGCGGACCTGGAAGCGGCCCCGCTGCTGTGCGCTGGGATCATAGGTTATCGGGCTCTGAAACTGAGCGGGGTGCGGCCGGGCCAGCGCCTTGGTCTATACGGTTTCGGGGCCTCGGCCCACTTGACGATCCAGGTTGCCGCACACTTGGGCTGTGAGGTTTACGTTTTTTCCAGGGGCGACGGGCACAGGAAACTGGCGGGCGTGCTGGGCGCCGTGTGGACGGGGCAGGTACCGGAACGGCCAGGTGTGAAGCTTGACGCGTCGATCATCTTCGCGCCCGCCGGCAGCCTGGTGCCTCCGGCCCTGGAAGCGCTGGAACGGGGGGGCACCCTCGTTCTGGCTGGGATCCACATGAGCGAGGTCC
This genomic interval from bacterium contains the following:
- a CDS encoding zinc-dependent alcohol dehydrogenase family protein; the encoded protein is MRAMLLHKPAPITTAPLVLTEVETPVPGPGEILVKVSACGVCHTDLHTVEGDLPIPSIPVIPGHQVVGTVAAGGAGTSRFKMGDRVGVAWLNMTCGKCDFCVSGRENLCPDALFTGYDRNGGYAESIIVPEQYAYAIPEGFADLEAAPLLCAGIIGYRALKLSGVRPGQRLGLYGFGASAHLTIQVAAHLGCEVYVFSRGDGHRKLAGVLGAVWTGQVPERPGVKLDASIIFAPAGSLVPPALEALERGGTLVLAGIHMSEVPALDYERHLYYEKQIVSVTASTRADGQEFLDLAASIPARTKVRTYPLDEANAALLDLKEGRINGAAVLVP